The following coding sequences lie in one Zingiber officinale cultivar Zhangliang chromosome 2B, Zo_v1.1, whole genome shotgun sequence genomic window:
- the LOC122045850 gene encoding auxin-induced protein 5NG4-like, translating to MGSQVSEKVKLLVAVLALQVCYAGFHIVSRTALNMGISKIVFPVYRNIIALALLAPFAYFLEKKDRPPLTLSFLFQLFLLALCGITANQGFYLLGLYYLSPTYASAIQNSVPAITFAMAAALGLEQINIKCRYGVAKVVGTVASIGGATVITLYKGPPLLDGKLLLVSSANTILNWTLGCVYILGNCIAWSGWMVLQVPVLKKYPARLSVTTITCFFGLIQFLIIAAFAEKDIERWKVHSGGELLTILYAGLVASGISFSLQIWCIDRGGPLFVAVFQPVQTVVVAIMATAILGDELYLGGIIGSILIVLGLYFVLWGKSEEKAAQVVEDKDLRRHLLDQETSYKEIGAVSGIP from the exons ATGGGTTCACAGGTATCTGAGAAAGTGAAGCTTCTTGTAGCTGTGCTTGCACTCCAAGTCTGCTATGCAGGATTTCACATAGTTTCTAGGACTGCACTCAACATGGGTATCAGCAAAATTGTCTTCCCGGTTTACAGGAACATCATTGCTTTGGCTTTGCTGGCTCCCTTTGCATATTTTCTAGAGAA AAAAGATAGACCACCTCTTACCTTATCCTTCCTCTTTCAACTCTTTCTTCTAGCATTATGTGG GATAACTGCTAACCAAGGGTTTTACCTCTTGGGCTTGTACTACCTATCTCCAACCTATGCTTCAGCAATTCAAAACTCTGTCCCGGCCATAACATTTGCCATGGCAGCAGCTCTCGGGCTTGAACAGATCAATATCAAGTGCAGGTATGGTGTGGCAAAGGTGGTAGGAACAGTAGCCAGCATCGGAGGTGCCACGGTTATTACCCTCTACAAGGGTCCTCCCTTGCTGGATGGCAAGCTTCTCCTCGTTTCCTCTGCCAACACAATCCTGAACTGGACCCTTGGTTGTGTCTACATCCTTGGCAATTGCATTGCATGGTCTGGGTGGATGGTGCTTCAG GTTCCAGTGCTCAAGAAGTACCCTGCAAGGCTCTCAGTCACCACAATCACCTGCTTCTTCGGTCTAATCCAGTTCCTCATCATAGCAGCCTTTGCAGAGAAGGACATTGAGAGGTGGAAAGTCCACTCAGGAGGAGAGCTGCTCACAATCCTCTATGCT GGTCTTGTGGCATCAGGAATTTCTTTCTCCCTCCAGATTTGGTGCATCGATAGAGGAGGTCCTCTATTTGTTGCAGTCTTCCAACCAGTGCAGACTGTGGTGGTGGCCATCATGGCAACTGCGATACTTGGTGATGAGTTGTACTTAGGAGG gATAATTGGATCCATCCTTATTGTTCTTGGACTCTACTTTGTTCTCTGGGGGAAGAGTGAAGAGAAAGCAGCACAAGTTGTAGAGGATAAGGATCTAAGAAGGCATCTCCTTGACCAAGAGACTTCATATAAAGAAATTGGTGCAGTCTCTGGTATTCCATGA
- the LOC122048335 gene encoding calpain-type cysteine protease ADL1-like, translated as MEGDEQHQVALVCAICGAFFCVLSPLSFWILWAVNWRPWRIYSWIYARKWPDIIQGPHLGVVAGVLSLIAWVIVLSPIVLLITWGAIIIGLLRRNIIGLALIIAGTALLLAFYSIMLWWRTQWQSSRGVAYLLLLAVALLCAYEFCAVYVTAGASASEQYSPSGFFFGVSVIALAINVLFICRIVFNGNGFDVDEYVRRSYKFAYSDCVEVGAVACLTEPPDPNELYMRKSSRALHLGLLYLGSVTVLVVYAVLYWLTAKEARWLGAVTSVAVLVLDWNMGVCLFAFEIVRSRIVALSVAGISRIFLICFGVHYWYLGHCISYAFVASVLLGAIVSRRLFVSNPLFERRVALRSTVLRLREGFRRNGQNSSSSSSEGCGSSVKRSSSSVEAGHQASSVDDIYGNNHISMSANNRKNMLFGRSRSCQEDANCDKNVDSGRESLALRSNSCRSVHDSEVVRTTDRHLDHNTSLITCSSSGLESQGCESSGSGAPSINHSGLDMNIALILQDRLNDPRITSILKRKTGLSDHELASLLQDKGLDPNFTFMLKERGLDPRLLSLLQRSSLDADREHQDATDAPVPDSGRLDSTVPNQISLSEELRQRGLEKWLRFSRLMLHQIAGTAERAWIFLTLVFIAETVLVSIFRPKPVKVINATHEQFEFGFSVLLLSPAVCSIMAFLWSLHAEGMSMTSRPRKYGFIAWLLTTCVGLLLSFLSKSSLILGLALTFPLMVASLSVALPIWMHNGYCFWISGGLESHGNRHQSSRKEAIMLAGSLCIFMGSVAALGAIISAKPLDDLGYKGWNTNQNSIYSPYTTSMYLGWALASAIALVFTAGMPIVAWFATYRFSFSSAICLGFFTVVLVAFCGTSYWGVLSSRDRIPMKADFLAALLPLVCIPAFLCLFTGLYKWKDDDWKLSRGVYAFIGIGFTLLLGALSALTVMVAPWTVGVAFLLVILLILLAIGVIHYWASNNFYLTRTQMLFVCFLAFLLALSAFLLGLFEGKPFVVK; from the exons ATGGAAGGAGATGAGCAGCATCAGGTTGCTCTTGTATGCGCTATCTGCGGTGCTTTCTTCTGTGTCTTAAGTCCGCTTAGTTTTTGGATTCTCTGGGCTGTAAATTGGAGGCCGTGGCGGATATACAG TTGGATATATGCAAGAAAATGGCCTGATATTATACAAGGACCTCACTTAGGTGTGGTTGCTGGTGTTCTATCACTAATTGCATGGGTTATTGTTCTTTCCCCCATTGTTCTGCTAATAACATGGGGAGCCATAATTATTGGACTTCTGAGACGCAATATAATTGGTTTAGCTTTAATAATTGCTGGCACGGCTCTTTTACTGGCATTCTATTCTATAATGCTTTGGTGGCGGACACAATGGCAAAGCTCAA GGGGAGTTGCTTATCTTCTTCTCCTGGCTGTGGCATTACTTTGTGCCTATGAGTTCTGCGCTGTCTATGTAACTGCTGGTGCGAGTGCTTCTGAGCAATATTCACCATCTGGATTCTTCTTTGGTGTATCTGTAATTGCACTAGCCATCaatgttcttttcatttgcagAATTGTCTTTAATG GAAATGGATTTGATGTTGATGAATATGTACGGAGATCATACAAATTTGCATATTCTGATTGTGTTGAAGTTGGAGCTGTTGCTTGCTTAACTGAACCACCAGATCCAAATGAGTTGTACATGCGTAAATCTAGCAG GGCTTTACACCTAGGACTTCTGTATCTTGGTTCTGTGACTGTTCTTGTAGTGTATGCAGTTTTGTATTGGCTGACAGCAAAAGAAGCTCGTTGGCTGGGGGCAGTAACTTCAGTTGCTGTTCTTGTTCTCG ATTGGAATATGGGTGTTTGTTTGTTTGCATTCGAGATAGTCAGAAGTCGCATAGTAGCACTATCTGTTGCTGGAATATCCAGAATATTCCTCATCTGCTTTGGAGTGCATTACTG GTATCTGGGTCATTGCATAAGTTATGCTTTTGTAGCATCTGTCCTTTTAGGTGCAATTGTTTCTCGTCGATTATTTGTCTCCAACCCATTGTTTGAAAGGAGAGTTGCTTTAAGAAGTACTGTATTACGTCTTAGAGAAGGATTCCGGCGCAATGGGCAAAATAGTTCCTCAAGTTCTTCTGAAGGTTGTGGATCGAGTGTGAAACGTAGTAGTAGTAGTGTTGAAGCAGGTCATCAAGCAAGTTCTGTGGATGATATTTATGGAAATAACCATATTTCTATGAGTGCCAATAACAGGAAAAATATGCTTTTTGGTCGTTCTCGCAGTTGTCAAGAAGATGCTAATTGTGATAAGAATGTAGATAGCGGAAGGGAAAGTTTAGCATTACGAAGCAATTCATGCCGCTCTGTTCATGATTCTGAAGTGGTCAGAACTACTGATAGACATCTTGATCACAATACTTCCCTTATTACTTGTTCTAGCAGTGGTCTAGAAAGCCAAGGCTGTGAGTCGAGTGGATCCGGCGCACCATCCATAAATCATTCTGGTTTAGACATGAATATTGCTCTAATTTTACAGGACAGGCTGAATGATCCAAGGATTACAtctattttgaaaagaaaaactGGGCTTTCAGACCATGAATTAGCTAGTCTTCTTCAAGATAAGGGCCTTGATCCAAATTTCACTTTCATGTTGAAGGAGAGAGGGCTTGATCCTAGACTTTTATCTTTGCTGCAGAGAAGTAGTTTAGATGCAGACAGAGAGCATCAAGATGCTACAGATGCTCCTGTTCCTGATTCTGGTAGATTGGACAGTACCGTCCCGAATCAAATATCTTTATCGGAAGAACTTAGACAGAGGGGACTGGAAAAATGGCTCAGGTTTTCTAGGCTTATGCTACATCAAATAGCTGGTACTGCTGAACGTGCTTGGATCTTTCTTACTTTGGTTTTCATAGCAGAGACAGTGCTTGTGTCAATTTTCAGACCTAAGCCTGTTAAAGTAATTAATGCTACTCATGAACAG tttGAATTTGGTTTCTCTGTTCTGCTTCTCTCACCAGCTGTCTGTTCAATCATGGCATTCCTGTGGTCTCTGCACGCAGAAGGAATGTCAATGACATCTAGGCCTCGCAAG TATGGTTTCATCGCGTGGCTCTTGACTACATGTGTAGGTTTACTTCTCTCATTCCTAAG CAAATCATCTCTAATATTGGGATTAGCTCTGACATTTCCACTTATGGTGGCAAGTCTTTCGGTTGCCCTCCCAATTTGGATGCACAATGGTTACTGTTTCTGGATATCAGGAGGGCTTGAAAGTCATGGAAACAGACATCAGTCCTCTAGGAAGGAG GCCATTATGCTTGCAGGCAGTCTATGCATATTTATGGGATCGGTTGCAGCTCTTGGTGCAATCATATCTGCAAAGCCCTTAGATGATTTAGGTTACAAAGGTTGGAACACAAACCAAAACAGCATCTACTCTCCTTACACAACGTCTATGTACTTGGGTTGGGCTCTAGCTTCAGCAATTGCTTTAGTATTTACTGCTGGAATGCCCATTGTGGCATGGTTTGCAACATATCGTTTCTCATTCTCATCTGCTATATGTCTTGGTTTTTTCACTG ttgttcttgttGCCTTTTGTGGCACATCATATTGGGGCGTGTTGAGTTCTCGAGATAGAATTCCAATGAAGGCTGATTTTCTTGCTGCCCTACTTCCATTGGTTTGCATCCCTGCCTTTTTGTGTCTGTTCACGGGTTTGTATAAATG GAAAGATGATGATTGGAAACTCTCTCGAGGAGTTTATGCCTTCATTGGCATTGGCTTTACATTATTGCTTGGTGCTTTATCAGCTCTGACAGTTATGGTAGCACCTTGGACG GTTGGAGTAGCTTTCCTTTTAGTTATACTTCTTATCCTTCTAGCGATTGGTGTGATTCACTATTGGGCCTCAAATAATTTCTATCTTACAAGGACTCAAatgttatttgtttgttttctTGCTTTTCTTCTGGCTCTTTCTGCATTTCTTTTGGGGCTTTTCGAAG GCAAACCTTTTGTTGTAAAG
- the LOC122045854 gene encoding uncharacterized GPI-anchored protein At4g28100-like gives MANLLFLLFLFFLQVSSLSAETFFTDPEPASIQIIPSTAAAAAASSPPATIPAFPEQSDVSATGCPLDPPADLLPVVSASCSVSEDDNGGPSRSRCCPVLEAWFLAAYSASALAARAPLPAAAAAGLDMPALPDDSESCIGGVERALRDRGVDLPRANETCDAAYCFCGVRLRRMVCPGAFVAEAGRWVPAGGAARRLEKDCARPGFAACNRCLRSLNQLKAKSKRSGRSNAPKSAAKPAPAPTHGRECQLMGVTWLLSKNRTHSLPAATSVLRVLMAADAASASDPASCSLSLDDMPLAVGSHQISNHGGSSAVRSLPFLLLLLLLWLLPLAAFYG, from the exons ATGGCGAACCTCCTCTTTCTcctcttcttgttcttccttcaagtttctagCCTCTCCGCGGAGACTTTCTTCACCGACCCTGAGCCTGCCTCCATCCAGATCATCCCctccaccgccgccgccgccgcagcaTCTTCTCCTCCGGCCACCATTCCTGCGTTCCCAGAGCAGTCGGACGTTTCGGCCACCGGTTGCCCACTCGACCCGCCCGCGGACCTACTTCCCGTCGTGTCCGCCTCGTGCTCGGTCTCCGAAGATGACAACGGCGGCCCCTCGCGTTCCCGGTGCTGTCCCGTGCTAGAGGCCTGGTTCCTCGCGGCCTACTCTGCGTCCGCGCTCGCCGCCCGCGCGCCGCTCCCTGCCGCCGCCGCAGCCGGTCTCGACATGCCCGCGCTGCCCGACGACTCCGAGTCCTGCATCGGCGGCGTCGAGCGCGCGCTCCGCGACCGCGGGGTCGACCTCCCGCGCGCCAACGAGACCTGCGACGCCGCCTACTGCTTCTGCGGCGTCCGCCTCCGGCGGATGGTCTGCCCGGGGGCGTTCGTGGCCGAGGCCGGGCGGTGGGTCCCCGCCGGCGGCGCCGCGCGGCGGCTGGAGAAGGACTGCGCCCGCCCAGGCTTCGCCGCCTGCAACCGCTGCCTCCGCTCTCTCAACCAG CTGAAGGCCAAATCGAAGCGATCCGGGAGGAGCAACGCCCCCAAATCCGCCGCCAAGCCAGCGCCGGCGCCGACTCACGGTCGGGAATGCCAACTGATGGGAGTGACGTGGCTGCTCTCCAAGAACCGGACCCACTCCCTCCCCGCCGCCACCTCCGTCCTCCGTGTCCTCATGGCGGCGGACGCCGCCAGCGCTTCCGACCCCGCCTCTTGCTCTCTCTCCCTCGACGACATGCCGCTCGCCGTCGGATCCCACCAGATCAGCAACCACGGTGGCTCCTCCGCCGTCCGTTCCCtgcccttcctcctcctcctcctcctcctgtgGCTCCTCCCACTGGCGGCGTTTTACGGCTAG